The Deltaproteobacteria bacterium nucleotide sequence GTCGAGGCGACAGGGGACGGTGACATCGCCCTTTTCAAGAAGGCCCTCGCTTTCCGGGGGGTGGAAGCGGGAACCGTGAGAGAACCCCACAGGAGCCTCTCCCCGGGCGAAGAGGCGGCCCTCAGGGCCTCCCTGGAGGAGCTCGGGCTGATTCCATAGCCACAGGGCCTGTCGATCCCATTCTGATGTGGAAATTCGAAATCCGGTGGTTGACTTTTGCCCGCCGGTGTGTTACAAAGACAGAAGTCGTAACACCGGAACTGATTCCCGGTTTTCGTCCGGTCGTGGATCAAGGAGGAGGGGCTCTCATGCACATGGCCGATGCTCTGCTCTCGCCTTCTGTGGGTGCTGCCTTCTGGGTTGTTTCCGGCACCGCCGTCGCATACAGCGCCAGGAAACTCAAGCAAGAGGCGGACGAGAAGAAGATACCCCTCATGGGGATCCTCGGGGCCTTTGTCTTTGCCGCCCAGATGATCAACTTCACCATTCCAGGCACGGGTTCGAGCGGCCACCTTGCCGGAGGGATGATTCTGGCCGTCTTGCTCGGGCCCTATGCGGGTTTCCTCACGCTGGCCTCTGTGCTGGTCGTCCAGGCCCTCTTCTTCGGTGACGGGGGGATTCTCGCGCTCGGGTGCAATGTGTTCAACATGGGCTTCTGGGCGTGCTTTGTCGCCTATCCCCTCATCTACAAGCCGCTGGCCGGGAAGGACCCCACGCCCGGAAGGGCCACCCTGGCGGCCCTGGTCTCGGTTCTTGCGGCCATGCAGCTCGGTCCGCTGAGCGTGGTCATAGAGACGCTCCTCTCCGGCATCAGCGAACTCCCCTTCCTGACCTTCGTGCTCCTGATGCTCCCGATTCATATGGCCATCGGCCTGGTCGAGGGGTTCGTGACGGCGGGGTTGATCGCCTTCGTGAGGAAGACCCGTCCCGAGATTCTCCAATCAGCGGCCACGGCGAGACCGCTCGGCGGGGTTTCGATCCGCAAGGTGTTGATCGGGTTGGCCGCGGCGGCTCTGGTCACCGGCGGTATTCTCTCGTGGTTCGCCTCCACCCATCCGGACGGTCTCGAGTGGTCGATCACGAAGATCTACGGTAAGCCGGACCTGCCCGCGCCCGCCCGGGGGATCATTCCGGCCCTGGAGGCCGCCCAGGAAAAGACAGCTATTCTCCCCGACTACGGATTCAGGAAAGAGGAGCCCGTGGGCGAGGAGCGTGGCGAGGAGGGCGGAACCTGGCCTGCGGTCAGTTCCGGCACCACCGTCGCCGGGATCGTCGGCTCCGTGATGACCCTTGGCCTTTCTGTCCTGGTCGGGCTGTTCCTGCGGAGGCGGGCAAGGGGAACATCCTAGGATCCCGCCCCGTCCGCCCGGTTTGCCCGTATCAAGGCCAAGCCATCCCTTGGAGGGTGAGCCCATGTCCTCTTTCGACTCGGCGCTTCTTGACCTCGGACGGCTCGACAGCCTCTCTTACGGCGACACGGCCATCCACCGGCTCGATCCCAGGGCCAAGCTGGTTGTCACACTGGCCTTCATCGTGACCGTGGTCTCTTTTCCGAAGTACACCGTGGCCGGTCTGATCCCTTTCTTCTCCTTCCCCATCGTGATGGTCTCCATGGCGGACCTGCCCCTGGGTTTCCTTGCCAGGAAGCTTGTCCTCGTCTCTCCCTTTGCCCTGGTCATCGGGATCTTCAACCCTTTTCTCGACCGCGAGGTGCTCGTACGCCTCGGTCCCCTGGCCGTCACGGGAGGATGGGTGTCGTTCGCATCGGTCATGATCAGGTTCGTCCTCACCGTGGGTGCGGCCCTGATCCTTGTCGCCACGACTTCCTTCCCGGGGGTGTGCAGTGCCCTGGACCGCCTCAGGGTGCCGAGGCTCTTCGTGGTGCAGCTCATGTTTCTCTACCGTTTCATCTTCGTCCTCACGGAGGAGGCCCTCAGGATGACCCGCGCGGTGGCCGTGCGGAGCTTCGGGGGGAAGGGGCCGGGCCTGAGGCTCTTCGTCCAGATCCTCGGGGTGCTGTTTCTCCGCACCATGGGCCGGGCCGAAAGGGTCTACCAGGCCATGGGCAACAGGGGCTTTGACGGGGAGATCCGGACCCTGAGGAGGCTCACATTCGCCGGTGGAGATGCGGCCTTCCTTCTGGTGTGGTTCTGCCTGTTTGCCGTGCTCCGCCTCTACAACATAAGCGAAATCTTCGGCGCCTTCGCCCTCAGGGCGTTCGGATAGAGGGAGCAGACGCCCATGAGTCATCACATAATCGAGCTCCAGGACGTCCACTACACCTACCCTGACGGGACCCGCGCCCTCGAAGGCATCTCTTTCCGGGTCCTGCACGGGGAATCCGTGGGTATCGTCGGGGCCAACGGCGCGGGCAAGTCGACGCTCCTCCTCCAGATCAACGGGACCCTCATGCCCGCCAGGGGAAAGATCAGGATCGGAGAGGTCGTTCTCTCGAAGAGGACTGCCAGGGATTTCCGGAAAAAGATCGGCTTTCTCTTCCAAGACCCGGACGATCAGCTCTTCATGCCGACCGTCTTCGAAGACGTGGCCTTCGGGCCCCTCCATCTCGGCTGGACAAGGGAGAACGCGGAGGAGGCGGCCGTCAAGGCCCTGGAGCAGGTCGGCTGCCTCGATCTGAAGGATCGCCCTCCCCACAGGCTGTCCGAGGGGCAGAAACGCTCGGTCTCGATCGCATCGGTCATCTCCATGGACCCGGACATCCTCGTCATGGACGAACCGTCGTCGAACCTCGATCCGCGTTCCCGGAGACAACTGATCGAGCTTCTCGGCAGGTTTCACCACTCCAAGATCCTGGCGACCCACGACCTCGACCTGGTCATGGATCTGTGCGAGCGGACGATCCTGCTCAGCATGGGCAGGATCGTCGCCGACGGGCCGACCCTCGAGCTCTTCGCCGACGACAGGCTCCTCCTGGAAAACGGCCTCGAAAGGCCTCTCTCCATGCAGGGGCCGCCTCTCAGGGCGGGCGGCCGCCTCCGGGAGGGCTCAGGGGGTCCGTAGCGGGCCTGGTGGGCAAGGTGCCGGGTTGTCAGTCGCTGTTGGCCGGCTGCCCGGCCCTGAGACTTCCGGCCGCCTCTGCGATCTCCTGGTATCCCTCCTTCAGCTTGACCCACCCGTAGTTGGTGGTGTAGTCCGGGTTGTTGTGGAAGGCCCCGTGAAGCATGATCAGCCGGTACTTGAGAAACATGACCACAAGCTTCCCCTCCAGGGGATTGGGCGGCCTGTGGAAGCCGAGCAGGTCGGGGCAGCAGGGAGGCGCGGACTCCGGTCTCGGGAGAATCCCGTCCTGGTAGAGCCCCTGGACGAGGAGAATGGCGTCTGCCATGAGCCTGTCGGCCTTCTTGATGATGCTGTCCACCTCTCCCATCTTCTCGAGGACAAAGAGCCTGCTGTGACATCTGGCGCAGGTCTCCACCATCCGGTCTCTCTGCTCCTTCCACTTCTCGTAGGAAAGAAGGACGATGCCCCGGGCCTTCCGGCCGTCGAGTTTGGCCGTGGGTTTGCCTGCGGCGTCTATGAGACCGAGCCAGCGGAGTATCGTCCTTCGCGATTCGGCCCACTCGGAGTCTGTGCCGCTCGCACGGAGGCCGAGGAGGCTCCACGCGGTTCTCACGCCGTGATTGCCCCTCGGCATGTGGCAGGTCTGGCAGGTGGGGCCCCGTCCCTTCTTGCTCACCTCGAAGACCACGCCGTGTTTGGAGGTCTGCCATATCTCGTACTGGGGATGGTTTATCCCCCCGTGGCATGGAAGGCAGGCCGTGGGCTGGCGGGCCTCTTCCCTGGAAAAGGTGTGGCGGGTGTGGCAGGAGTCGCATCCCCCGTCCCAGCGGCCGATCGCGTGGCAGCCTCCACACCCCTGCTCGCCCTCGACCAACTCCACGGGCAAGGCTTCGACATCCGAAAGGGCGTACACGGAGGTCCATGCCCCGGCATGCTTGCCCTCGTGGAACTGCCTGGCCTCTTCCTGGTGGCACCTCTCGCAGACCCGGCCGACCAGCATGCTTATCCGAAAGGCGTCGTCCCCGCTCTTGTGATCAGAGCCGTGGCAGTCTATGCAGGTGACCCCCGACCATGCCATCCTGCTCTGGTTCCAGCTCGAGACGATCCCGGGGTTGGTCTTCGAATGGCAGTCGATGCAGATCCTGTTGTCGACGACAGGCTGCCCCTTTCCTTCCGGGACGATGGCGAGACACGTTCCGAAGATCAAAACGATCAACCCAAGAACTCCGATCCTTTTCATGTGCACCCCCCTCCTTTTTACCCCCATGGCACTCCCCGGCAAGAGGGAAATTCCTTGTTTCTCGCGACGCCTCGAT carries:
- a CDS encoding cytochrome C, which codes for MKRIGVLGLIVLIFGTCLAIVPEGKGQPVVDNRICIDCHSKTNPGIVSSWNQSRMAWSGVTCIDCHGSDHKSGDDAFRISMLVGRVCERCHQEEARQFHEGKHAGAWTSVYALSDVEALPVELVEGEQGCGGCHAIGRWDGGCDSCHTRHTFSREEARQPTACLPCHGGINHPQYEIWQTSKHGVVFEVSKKGRGPTCQTCHMPRGNHGVRTAWSLLGLRASGTDSEWAESRRTILRWLGLIDAAGKPTAKLDGRKARGIVLLSYEKWKEQRDRMVETCARCHSRLFVLEKMGEVDSIIKKADRLMADAILLVQGLYQDGILPRPESAPPCCPDLLGFHRPPNPLEGKLVVMFLKYRLIMLHGAFHNNPDYTTNYGWVKLKEGYQEIAEAAGSLRAGQPANSD
- a CDS encoding ABC transporter ATP-binding protein, translated to MSHHIIELQDVHYTYPDGTRALEGISFRVLHGESVGIVGANGAGKSTLLLQINGTLMPARGKIRIGEVVLSKRTARDFRKKIGFLFQDPDDQLFMPTVFEDVAFGPLHLGWTRENAEEAAVKALEQVGCLDLKDRPPHRLSEGQKRSVSIASVISMDPDILVMDEPSSNLDPRSRRQLIELLGRFHHSKILATHDLDLVMDLCERTILLSMGRIVADGPTLELFADDRLLLENGLERPLSMQGPPLRAGGRLREGSGGP
- the cbiQ gene encoding cobalt ECF transporter T component CbiQ → MSSFDSALLDLGRLDSLSYGDTAIHRLDPRAKLVVTLAFIVTVVSFPKYTVAGLIPFFSFPIVMVSMADLPLGFLARKLVLVSPFALVIGIFNPFLDREVLVRLGPLAVTGGWVSFASVMIRFVLTVGAALILVATTSFPGVCSALDRLRVPRLFVVQLMFLYRFIFVLTEEALRMTRAVAVRSFGGKGPGLRLFVQILGVLFLRTMGRAERVYQAMGNRGFDGEIRTLRRLTFAGGDAAFLLVWFCLFAVLRLYNISEIFGAFALRAFG
- a CDS encoding energy-coupling factor ABC transporter permease, whose translation is MHMADALLSPSVGAAFWVVSGTAVAYSARKLKQEADEKKIPLMGILGAFVFAAQMINFTIPGTGSSGHLAGGMILAVLLGPYAGFLTLASVLVVQALFFGDGGILALGCNVFNMGFWACFVAYPLIYKPLAGKDPTPGRATLAALVSVLAAMQLGPLSVVIETLLSGISELPFLTFVLLMLPIHMAIGLVEGFVTAGLIAFVRKTRPEILQSAATARPLGGVSIRKVLIGLAAAALVTGGILSWFASTHPDGLEWSITKIYGKPDLPAPARGIIPALEAAQEKTAILPDYGFRKEEPVGEERGEEGGTWPAVSSGTTVAGIVGSVMTLGLSVLVGLFLRRRARGTS